In Tachyglossus aculeatus isolate mTacAcu1 chromosome 12 unlocalized genomic scaffold, mTacAcu1.pri SUPER_6_unloc_4, whole genome shotgun sequence, the DNA window ccgtggagacactgaacatttctccggaatgatgtcgactccctgcatgggaagagggagggaagacttcaattgagatacattgatgttgggggtgaagtaGTAAGACTATGACAATCAATTCTCTTTATTGATTACCTACAGAGGAcatggtattagtacatatgatcactgcccccaaggagcttccattttgTTGGAAGCACCAaacttcgaactgtgtagaagcagggtgctattgggaagaacacaggcctgggagtcagaggacctgggttccaatcccaactctaccaatcgtcggctgcatagccatggaaagtgaaagtgacttaagttctctacgtctcagttttctcaattgtaaaatgatgattcgatacctgttttgcCTCCTActtcgtgggacacagactgtgttctaacagattgtcctgaatcttccGCAACacaatactttgcttggaaaatagttaccacttaataaatgtcaagaatattatttttggttgaaggAACCAAACctaaaatgaatagtggatagaagaGGTCAGAGAATAAAATGGTATGAACGTGACTGTTGTGACGTTTTCTGGTGCTTTTAGAGTCAAACAGGAAGTGCCTTTGCACatgaattcatccatttagtggaaagaaaatggacatGCTggacggaaggacctggatttttatCCTGACTCcttctcatgtctgctgtatgacctgtggccagtaacttaccttctctgtgcctcagttacttcatctgtaaattggagtttattactgaaagcaccatgtgggacatggactgtgtccaacctgattatcttgtatccaccccagtgcttagtacagtacctggcatataataagcacttaacagtaacataaaacaaacaacaaaaataaaacccacatgtacatcaaactgattccatttgctcaatatctgcagtCACAGttgtactcacacaaacacaagcatacctcattatTCACCTAGTCTTTTCCTAAAGCATCGTTCAGtctacatctctcctcttctcaacttcctctcttggcaagttgtgtcttttcagaaGTAACAAAAACGCATAATCGTCTTGAAAGCTCTCCACCCTGTGACTGCACTTCACCACCTTTCCATCCTTCATCTCgtgttctcagctctcaaagcaactttctggtTGTTACTCAATATTGACTCtctcgtttccatcctagcctggaactaccTCTCTTATccgctcaaaatcagagagagcacagttctttcctaaTTCTGAGCACTGATACCCCCCGACCAATcagctaccccgattcattttccagccctctaaacccatttCACCTAACTCGagtgcgaatcaactcatttccatcctcatttagtggacaaATCATGGGCCAAGGAGTTCTCTTcctgaatgtgagctccttgtaggaagcatacacatctaccagctttgttgtattgtaaccccacaagcatagtttagtgggcgtcagagtacttgggttctaatcctgcctctgtccctttgttactgtgggaccttgggcaagtcgtttcacttctttgggcctcagtttcctcatctgttaaatggggtaagactgtgagccgtgattcagtggaaagagcccgggctttggagtcagtggtcatgggttcaaatcccggctccgccaattgccagctgtgtgactttgggcaagtcacttaactactctgtgcctcaggtccctcatctgtaagatggggattaacacggtgaaccccccgggggacaacctgatcaccatgtaacctccccagcgcttagaacagtgctttgcacatagtaagcgtttaataaatgctatcattattattattactattatgtggaaCGAGGCCTGTATCCAACCAACTTAACGTGCTTCTTcctcagcgtttaggacagtgcttgggacatagtaagagcttaacaagtactactatcactattattactctttaagtgcttagttcacacaataagggctcaataaatatgattaaagaatacttgattgatagtaaattagactgtgtcatcctagcccagtaggctggaaaaccCACTATCTGTCTCCTCCCAACATTTGTGAAGAACTATTACAGGAAGGAATTGCtgatagggactatctctatatgttgccaacttgtacttcccaagggcttaatacagtgctctgcacacagtaagcgctcaataaatacaattgattgattgattgattgatcgatcgtgccagtcgctgtccaaagctggtcacactttcCCAGTCCTGCCTGTCATTtgccctctgcaagggattctgggacccgctgaaggccaaagtgactgtccaaagtgctgctactctgctggagcaccgtagcccggcggggagttggcatggtagtgaggtttgaggaggaagaagaagacatgtgtgatggttgggggttactgaactggaaaacacctctcctTCTGCTAGCACACCTTTCCCCCTGGGGGACgtggccctggtccgaaccccagtTTCGGCCCGAGACTAgccccatctcttccatcctcatcctagtTCCCCACTCCCCTAccactccatcccactcacccctgaTCCTTCTCAAGGGGGCAGCATGGGACTAGGTGTCgttgacctctgcagggctgggctggtcccctgtttCACGTCAGATTCACGGGTttggtcagccagaaaggaacagcGAAGAACCCTAcatccctctccgctctccctcaaACCCTGAGAAGCGCTACAGATGGGCCCCCGTCtccgtagataaagcaggagctgctcctagGGGGATCTCTGGAGGATGTTTACaggcctcgtggcctggacaaggcaAGCACTCTgatcacgtggttcctgaggctcctagGATACAAAGGCCCGGTCTCTGCAGCATCAGTGATGGTGCCgaccctcggggttcccgtggaaacaacggcatctgcatcccagcttcccaactgTTCCTGTTTTcagcgacagtctttagccactgtgaatgtttCGCCTTTGTCCATTTCACAACCTGAGCCATTCAATCTGCcagtcaattagtcaattgtaactttttcttatggtctatttatcaagcacaatactaagtgttggagtatttagaagccagtcagattggacagagtccacgttccccgtagggctcacatctcaatctccattttacaaatgtgggaactgagacatGGAAAATTAAGGgaccgtgcccaaggtcacacagcagacatggtggaactGAGATCAGATCCCATGTTCATCTGAattccaggtccgtgccctacccactaggtatgctgtttcttctgacttgtcctgattgcaaatccgttgaagttcTGTTCATACTGagtatgtagactgtaaacttgaatCAAGAGTTCATCTACTTTCtcaactttcccttctctccttactcCTCTATGTACTTTATTCTCtgattttctcccccattagatcataacctcctggagagcaggaacaatgaaatcttatctcttttcaactctcctgagagcttattacagtgtttggcacccaggattgggtcaatgaataccattgataatagtaatagtaagaattatggtttgttaagcgcttacaatgtgccaaacactgttctaagagctggagtagatgcaaggtattcaggttggacacagtccttccccaatatggggatcagagtctcatctccattttacagatgaggtaactgaggcacagagaagtgaagtgtcttgtccaaggtctcatggcagacaagtagcggaaccgggattagaacccatgactcccaagcccgtactctggaaggatggatggatggataggtgaatgcttggaaggatggatgaatAGAAGGAGGATAGATGGACTGataagagaggatggatttgacaagacagatgaagctgcagtcatcctttcttctcttctcccataccacctcctgTTTTCCTACTTTCATACCCACCCCCAGaatcatgctaaagagcatatccttatattttcatagtcattgctaataatgatatcattattgtatttattaaagaaTTGTATGCCTTAatcgttccacttgctggagtcgaaacaaaataatcagttcagacacaattcttgtcccactggggctcaaagtgtaagagCAAGAAAGATCCTAAGGATGTTAAGTctctgcccctaggtcacaaagaaCGCCAGTAGTAAAGCTGGCAacagaactcgtctcaatcaatcatattttttaagcacttactctgggcccagcactgtactaagcacttgaaaaaggacagcataacagagttggtagacacattccatgcccacaatgagctcacagtctagagcgattcccattcctttaggccaggataaaattttaaaaaagattatcgtatttgttaagcatttgctatgtaccaagcactgttttaaccattggaaggtaaccaggttgtcccacgtggggttcacagtcttcatccacattttacagatgaggtcactgcggcacagagaagttaagtggctcactcaaggtcacacagaagacaagtgacaaagtAGCGATTAGAACTgccccaaaacaggatttactgtacgaaacatctgggagagttcagtttaacagagttgttaaacacattccctgcccacagttagcttacagtctacaggtgctTCCTTTCCTTTGGGCCATAATGCCTGGATTGTCAGATATACGTCGGTCTTAGCCGCCTCCtccccagactttgacaattcatcaaggTCCAGCGTTTGCTGTGaacccacagtgctttgcacatagtaaacgcttaataaatgctatacaAAAAAACCCGTAGGACAGCAAAATATTTAGCTAgacccaagggcaattccttggttaagtggtagtgtggtattatttgcacaaggaaggagacgttttgtcccagagcggaggctgggtgaatgaaccttttaggatcctgcccatgacGGCCTTCAcgaccctgttcctcaggctgtagatgaggtagTTCAAGGAGGGGGGCACcaaggtgtagaacacggacactagCTGGTCcaagatcaaggaggagtctgagcgCGGCTTGATGTAGGTAAATACACCCGCAGAAAGGAAAGCAGTGTCAACgataaggtgaggcaggcaggtggagaaggctgtggcccggccctcagtgataggcatcctcagcatggcccggaagatgcgcatgtatgAGACAGCGATGGATATGAAGAAGACGACGCCTAAGGCCGTTCCAAAAGTCACAATCGCGacgatggcgatgtgcttctagagcaggtgatcttcagcagaggggggacatcacagaagaactgggggacgttGTTGGACcgacagaagaacagggagaacgtcccagctgaacacattgatGCAAACAGTCCCCAGCTGAGCCAGAAGGCAATGGCCATCTTCACACTGGCCCTTCGcaccatgacgacctcgtagctcagggggaggcagatggtggcgtagcagTCATGGAACATGACCGAGAGTATGAACAGCTCTGAggtggcaaaccagaccacggagaagacttgGACTGTAcatcccagaaaggagatggatcctttgttggtcagggagctgtggatggagtTGAGGACcttgatggagatgaggcagagttcgaggacggacaggttcctgaggaagaagtacatgggtgtgtggaagTGTCGGTCTAGGGTGGTGACGGCGAGGTTGAGGAGATTCccagtcagggccgccaggtagaccaggaggaacagcgcggcctggaccagctgcagctccctgacctccgagaatcccaacaggagaaattccctcaccgtggagatgtgaGGGACTTTGGTAGGGACTTAGACCTTGGTAGCTGATGATGACTTCCTGCACAGGAaaaagatcttgatgaggtgaatAAATCAACAGGAGCGTTTCCGGTGAGTCTCTGGGAGGAGCAACTTATGGAATATtagaagagagttatcaattacgAAATGACtaagaaacttggtaaaagacttcatGTAACTAGGAGGAATTTCCAAAGGAGGATTCACACCATAATTCCCCAAGTGGGGACAACAGGATACAAACACATAAGAGAAGAAATCAGTCACAGTAATCGTAGCAGTAACAGCAGCAAAAgctctagtagaagttgtagtatcattcaatcaagcaattaagaaatcgtatttttgagcactctactatgtgcagagcactgtactaaatactttggagagtgcaataaaacagagttggtaaacacgttccctccccacaacaaacttacagtctaaaaggggataaagatgttaatataaaataagttatggatatgtacagggactgtaagctagttgtggatgGGGAGtttgtctgttacattattatattgtactctcccaagcattagtacagtgttctacacacagagctctgctctgagccagtaaatattcagtcattcactcgtagttattgagcacatactctgcacacacatacaggtacacacacacacacacgcacatttagacatgaaacaATCTAAAGTAATGCAAAAATTGGAtcaaggtacattctgcaacttggtaatgggtcagtgtaaagtttagaagtttcaggtcgggctctgcagcagggagatgagtcaattcaggagctaATCCCCCACCGAATGACATTATATttcggggaaaatcagttccaaTTGACAAAGGTAAGACTTTgagtgtcaccttccattaagacttgtgccctccttTGAAGGGTGGCCTTCATCTCAGAAGGCAGAAGACGAATATAGCCTGACCCAATCTCTGTGAAAACAAGGTTCCTCTTCTAAGTAAGTGTTATAGATGGTTTTTATTTCCGTAGGTCTGAGGGAAATCACTGGAGGGCTTGGGGCCCTACCTAGAGACCTCGCGGCCCAGGCGACATGAGAACCCTCTGATCACGTGGTTCCTGGTCCTTCAGTCTAgtctacaggatgaaatatcgTTTCAGATGTTGTTCTACCATCTGCCTcgttttcagtttctcagtttctgctttccattcagtagttgtttgggtattctgctgctgctcattctcctttcatcaatcactcactcactcaatcaatcaatagaatttattgaatgcttactgtgtgcggaactctgAACACCACCCCATATACTAGTGTTCCAGTGAGTATAAATTTGATGCTGAGAGACTGACTACCATCTAGGACTTAATTGTTCATGGAATtcgctaggcacttactatttgccaagcactgttctaagcacaaggttagCTACAAAACAATTAGATTTCACACGGGGCTGACAGATAAATCAGAGGcgggggacaggtattgaatccccgttttaaagatgaggaaactgaggaatggagatatgaagtgagctgcccatggtcacaaagcagcgaatgggaagagctaggattagaatccaggtcctctgacctctgggctcgtgctctttccactaggccaagttgtttcgctgatcttttcttgcAGTTTAAGAGTTACtcctgaacaattagtgatgctggtggaattcttcttcagaaggtgtggtgatatatatggctcagtggatagaaaacgggcctgggagtgaaatgtcatgggttctaatcccagctctgccacttgtctgctgtgtgattttggacatgtcacttcctttctctgagcctcagttacctcatccgtaaaatggggactgagaccatgaggaggcacagggactgtgtccaacctgattaacttgtatctacccaagtgcttagtgctgtgcctgtcatatagtaaatgcttaacaaatgccagttagaaAAAAACCAACGCAAAAAagcatggattgaatgattgattgatcaatctgagtgccagtaaaaaaacaaaaacaaaacaaaaatcaattgTTCACTCTGAgaaaaattacttttgtttgagccatactgtgcacacacatacaggtacacactcactcacacacacacacacacgcgcacagagggagagagagagagagagagagagagagagagagagagagagagagagacgcacatttagacatgaaacactctaaagaaatgcaaaaataggagCCAGGTACATTCTGAAACTTGGTAATGGGGCAGTGTAAAGTTCATAAGTTTCAGGTCGGGCTCCAcagcagggagatgagtcaattcaggagctaATCCCCCACGGAATGACATTATATGTCGGGGAAAATCAGTTTCAATTGACAAAGCTAAGACTTTgagtgtcaccttccattaagacttgtgccctccttcgaagggtggcgttcagcccaggaggcagaggacgaaTGTAGCTTGGCCCAATCTCTCTGAAAACGAGGATCTTCTTCTAAATACGTGTTATAGATGGTTTTTCCTTCCCTTAGGTCTTTGGGTGAAACACACAAAGGtctggtctctgaaagatgctggtgTCATTCACTGTGGCCATGTTAACTTCAGCACGCAGAGAATGGTGACTTCACGGACCCAAGATGGAAGCTAGTCCCCTCCCCAGGGCTGCCTTCACGTACCTGTTCCTCAAtctatagatgagggggttcagggagggcggcaccacggtgtagaacatggacaacaGCAAGTCCAGTAcagagggggaatctgagggtggcttcaagtatGCAAAGAAAGAAGTCATGAGAAAGAgaatgacgacgacgaggtgaggcaggcaggtggagaaggctttggccgggCTCTcagcggctggcatcctcagaacggcccagaagatgcacgCGTACGagaagatgatgagaatgaagcagatgacgGCTAACGGTACCGCGGCGGTGATGCTCACgttgatggcgacgtggtcctcggagcaggtgatcttcagcagtgaAGGGACGTCACATAAAAATGCTGAatgacgttggacccgcagaaggacagggagaaggtcgaggcTGAacacaagactccaaacaggcccccaccGAGCCACGAGGCGACCGCTATCTTCCCagaggccactctgttcatgacaacctcgtagcgcaggggaaggcagatggcagcgtagcggtcataggacatcacggtgaggacaaaatattctgcagtTACAAAGAAAACCACCAGGAAGACTTGTGTgacgcagcccaggaaggagatggatctacggttggtcagggagttgtggatggattgggggacggtgacggaaatgaggcagaggtcgaggacagacaggtgcctggggaagaaatacatgggggtgtggaggtgccggtcgagggcggagacGGCAATGATGAGTTGATTCCCCattagggccgccaggtagaccaagaggaatagcgcggcgtggaccagctgcagctctcggacctccgagaatcccagtaagaggaatcccgtcaccatcGAGGCGtttggcattttggggaggcagcattgactttctgcagtggatgtgggaagagccaaagttagaatctattgatgggatgagtgaagaaaatgTCAGGACAattgctagtgattctctatggaaaagagacagttattgaatccaaaatgatctttgagttctttATCCGGAAGGGATAAAGAAGATCCATATTTTCACATTACTTTGgttgatttaaagggaattcctgagattgtctcccctctgccaccccaacaaaggtggtagatacattccctggccacatcgagtttacattctgaagggagatctttttctatcttcgtcttcaaccctcccaactgcctgaacttgttcgctgcttccagctacccaatactttgcgtgCACACACAAGCACCCAAAAAtacacacagcttctagcacaggggcCCTGATTgtagcagctcctgtaaagtggaaaatgaattcgttcagttattttgattgagcacctactgtgtgcagagcacggtactaaatgcttgggagagtacaatagaataatgaatagacacagtcctgcccataacgatcttagAGTGTAGAGGAATGATGGAATATAGTAGAGTTGATTTCAGTGAATGTCTGATCACTggcttcactctcctcctcattgcctgctttcttcaaccaaccatTTAAAAAGAACCTTCATACTGTGACTCGCTTTCAACGCTTCCTCcttccacctctggctcccactcttcCTTTGGCATGGAAATCCAACCTTGTCAATGCCCCAGCCCGAAGATATTCCGCCCTCAAACCCTATGGAATTCTACCTTCTCatggaggatttagctaattcacttcttcccaccatctgtcagtgaccatctccagactcaATGCATctgcagaccctcaggatatttcTGCTGAatgtaaggttcattactctaggctgtaagctccttgaggaaacatgtctaccaactcatttatattgtattcccccaagcatttagtacagttctctgtacacagtaagcgctcaataaatgtctacgATTGGTTgacattaatgtctgcttcccctctagacagtgagctactTGTTTACAGGGCCATAgattatgtccaccctgattagctggtaactacctctatgcttagtacagtacctgggataagataagcacttaacgataccataaaacaaacaagaaaaataaaacccactTATACTCCAAACTGATaacatttgctcacatatctgcattcacacttatactcacacaaacacaagcatgcctcatcattcatctagtcctttcctaaagcatcgctcagcatacatctctcctcaacctcctctcacgacaaaatgaaaaaatgacaaaaatgaaaaaatgaaaaaatgacaaaaatgaaAACTATTAGGTCTCTTCACCTGGCCTTGAACACCGAAGGACTTGCACATGCTTCTGCGTATGATATATGTTTTTGAACCCTTGATGTCTTACTAGAATGCTAGCCCCATGGGGATTGTCAAACACTCTCATTAGCTACCGTGTAAGACTGAGGGCATCCCTGACCGCGGAGAGCGATTAGACTAGAACTTGGGATCCCCTCTGAGGTGGCTACTTAAGTGCAGTCTTGTCTAAGAGAAAGGGCTAAACTAGATAGCTCTTTAAACGCTTTCAGCCCTGAGATTTattagttgataataataacagtaattgtggtatttgtctagtaatttctgtgccaagcactgtcatagaTTCGGgaaaatcaagatggacacagtacctgtccctcatgggccacacagtctaagtaggaggtagaacaggcatttaatcccagttttacaggtgggaaaactgaggcccagagaggttgagggcTTTaatcaatatcacacagcaggcaggtggtgtggctgggatgagaacccaggtcatctggctcctaggtctgtgttcattccattaggccaagctgcttctcactatctAAGACCACCTGGGTTCACCCTTTGCATCTTGTTTGTTTCTTTCACTAGGagttattgacgcctgtctacctgttctgttctgttgtctgtcttccccttctagactgttagcccattgttgggtagggaccgttttttATAtggtgatgatttgtacttcccaagtgcttagtacagtgctctgcacacagtaagcgctcgataaatacgatttaatgaatgaatgaatggcaagttgTGGCTTTTCTCAatcacaaaaactcacaatcggcttgtagGCTCTCTGccttatgactgcacttcactccctttccattgttcaactcatcttctcagctctcaaagcaactttctactTGTTACTCAAGAtcgactctcctgcctccatcctagcctggaacgccctctcagccattcaaaatcagagagagcacagtacttTCCGAATTCTGAACACTGCTaaattcttccccttctccaaccagctTCGCTGATTCATTTCCCAGACCTCTAAACCCAGTTCACCTACCACAAGAATGAAtaacctcatttagtggaaaaaagcatctGCCCAGGAGTTCTATACTTGagggtgagctccttgggggcagcatacacatctacaagctctgttcaattgtactctacaaggcatagcttagtgggagttaggggattagggttctaattctgtctatgtcaatttgctgctgtgggaccttgggtaattctcttcacttctctgggcctcagttcctcatctgttaaagggcacacaataactgcatattgatctttccattcttttttccttctatatggggcagggactgtgtctgctacagtgttataaagtggatagagcactttccctctgccttccaacatgcccacgtctcccccgccctaaaaagaccctctcttgaccccactgtcccttgcagttatcaccctatatccctcctacccttcctttccaaactcctagagcgaggtgcctacacttgctgcctcaaattcatcaactccaactctctcctggaccccctccaatctggcctccgtcccctacactccaccgaaactgccatctcaaagtcaccaatgaccccttcttgccaaattaagTGGCTCCcattctatcccaatcctccttgacAATCCCCTATTCCTCAAcaggttatccaaccttggcttcacggactctgtcctctcttggttctcctcatctccctggccgttccttctctgtttccttcgctggttcctcctccacctcctatccccttactgtaggggttccccaagggtcagttcttggtccccttctcttctccatcaatACTCACTCCCATGGgaaacttattcactcccatggtttcaactaaatTCTGTACGCATGTGacacgcaaatctacatctcctcccctgttctctctccctccctccaggctcgtatctactactgccttcaggacatctccacctggatgtctgcctgccacctaaaagc includes these proteins:
- the LOC119921679 gene encoding olfactory receptor 14I1-like, which codes for MRRSISFLGCVTQVFLVVFFVTAEYFVLTITCSEDHVAINVSITAAVPLAVICFILIIFSYACIFWAVLRMPAAESPAKAFSTCLPHLVVVILFLMTSFFAYLKPPSDSPSVLDLLLSMFYTVEVIISYQGLSPYQSPSHLHVQVFSVVWFATSELFILSVMFHDCYATICLPLSYEVVMLVSVFYTLVPPSLNYLIYSLRNRVVKAVMGRILKGDQPSPAEVNDT